The segment AGATATTCCCGGCCGGCGTTGTCAATGTCATCACCGACCAGAACGACCTGGGCGGCCGGCTGTCGACCCATCCCGACGTGGCGAAGATCAGCTTCACCGGATCGACCGAGACCGGCCGCAAGGTGATGGCGAGCGCCGCCTCCTCGATCAAGCGGCTGACCCTCGAACTGGGCGGCAACGACGCGGCGATCGTGCTGGGCGACGTCGACCCCGCCAAGGTCGCGCCGGGCATCTTCGGCGGCGCCTTCCTGAACGCCGGGCAGGTTTGCCTCGCGATCAAGCGCGTCTATGCCCATGCCGACATCTACGACGCGCTGTGCGCCGAGCTCGGCCGCCTCGCCGAGGAGGCGATCGTCGACGACGGGCTGAAGCAGGGCGTCCAGATCGGCCCGCTCCAGAACGCCGCGCAATATGAGAAGGTGAAGGGCTTCCTCGCCGATGCGCGCGCCAACGGCACGATCGTCGCGGGCGGCGTGGTCGAGGACCGGCCCGGCTATTTCATCCGCCCGACCATCGTCCGCGACATCAGCGACGGCGCGAAGCTGGTCGACGAGGAGCAGTTCGGCCCGATCCTGCCGGTGATCCGCTATGAGGACGCCGAGGATGCGCTGGCGCGCGCCAATGCGTCCGACATGGGCCTCGGCGGCTCGATCTGGTCGACCGACCGCGAGACGGCGCGCGACCTGGCCGGGCGGATGGAGAGCGGCACCGTCTGGATCAACAAGCATCTCGACTTCGGCCCGACCATGCCGTTCGGCGGCGCCAAGCAGTCGGGCCTGGGCGTCGAGTTCGCCGAGGAGGGGCTGCACGAGTTCACCCAGATCCATGTGATCAACGAGGCGAAGTGAGGATGCTGGATCTGGGGGACCGGCCCGCCTCCTTCAACTTCACCCGCGACGTCATGGGGCGCTGGGCCGAGCTGCGGCCCGACGACCCCGCCATGATCTGGACCGATCCCGCCGGAACGGTGATCGAGCGCAGCTTCGCCGAGATGGCGGTCGCCGCGTCCCGCGCCGCGGCGGTGCTGACGGAAGCCGGAGTGGGGCGGGGCGACACCGTGCTGATCCTGCTCAACCGCGAGATCGAATGGTGGGAACTGATGCTCGGCTGCATCGCGATCGGCGCGATCGCCTCGCCGGGCACGACCCAGCTTATGGCCAAGGACATCGCCTATCGCCACCAGGCCGCCGCCGCGCGCTGCGTGGTGGCGAGCGGCGAGATGGCGGAGCGGGTCGACGCGGCGCTGGCCGGGGAGGACGTCGCCCGCCTGCACGTCGGCGGACCGCGTCCGGGCTGGATCGACCATGCCGAGCGGCGGGCGGCGGCGACGCCGATCGCGGCGGCGGCCGACACCGGCTTCGACGAGGATGCGCTGTGCTATTTCACCAGCGGCACCACCGGCCAGCCGAAGATGACGATCCACACGCACGGCTATATGCTCGCGCATCGCATCACCGGCTCCTACTGGCTCGACCTCAAGCCCGGCGACCTGCACTGGAACCTGTCCGACACCGGCTGGGCCAAGGCGGCGTGGAGCAGCCTGTTCGCGCCCTGGCTGATGGGGGCGACGATCTTCGTCCACCACTCGTCCGGCTTCGATCCGGTCGCGACGCTCGACCTGCTCGAACGCATGCCGGTGACGACGCTGTGCGCGCCGCCGACCGCCTATCGCATGTTCGTCCGCAGCGACCTGACCGGCCGCCGCTTCGACACTCTGCGCCATTGCGTGAGCGCGGGCGAGCCGCTCAACCCCGAGGTGATCGACCTGTGGAAGGCGGCGACCGGCCGCGACATCCATGACGGCTACGGCCAGACCGAGACGGTGCTGCTCTGCGCCAACCGGACGGGCGCCGCACGGCAGGGATCGATGGGGCGGCCCGCGCCCGATTTCGACCTGGCGGTGATCGACGGGGAGGGGAAGCGGCTTCCCGCCGATGCCGAGGGCGACGTCGCGCTCCGCATCGCGGAGGGGCATCCGCCCGGCCTGTTCGCCCGCTACCGCGACGATCCGCAACGGACCGCCGATACGAAGCGCCACGGCTGGTACCTGACCGGCGACCGGGCGATCGTCGATGCCGACGGCTATTTCTGGTTCGTCGGCCGGTCGGACGACGTGATCCTGTCGTCAGGCTATCGCATCGGTCCGTTCGAGGTGGAGAGCGCGCTGTTCGAGCATCCCGCCGTCGCCGAGAGCGCGGTGGTGTCGAGCCCCGATCCGACCCGCGGCGAGGTGGTGAAGGCGTTCGTCGTCCTCGCCGCCGGGTTCGAGCCGTCCGACGCGCTGGTCGGGATGCTCCAGGACCATGTGAAATCAACTACCGCTCCCTATAAATATCCCCGTAAGATCGAATTCGTCGCGAGCTTGCCGAAAACGGTGAGCGGCAAGATCCGCCGCAAGGAGCTGCGCGATCGCGAATGGGAGAGGGGAGCTGCATGACCGATTCGCATGTCAGGGGAGCCGATTTCCCGCCCCTGCTGGACATGACCATCGGCGAACTGCTCGAAGCCACCGCGACCAGGCTGCCCGAGGCGACGGCGCTGATCGTCCGCCACCAGGGCATAAGATGGAGCTATGCCGAACTGCTCGCGCGGGTCGATGATCTCGCGCGCGGTTTCCTTGGCGCGGGGCTGAAGCCCGGCGACCGGATCGGCATCTGGGCGCCCAATTGCGTCGAATGGGTGCTGGTCCAGTTCGCGGCCGCGCGCGCCGGACTGGTGCTGGTCAACATCAACCCGGCCTATCGCGCCGGCGAGATGGCGCGCGCGCTACAGATGGTCGGCTGCGCGGCGCTGGTGCTCGCCCGGTCGTTCAAGTCGAGCGACTATGTCGCGATGCTCGCCGAGGTCCGTGGCGAACTGCCTGAGCTGCGGCTCGCCTTCTCGATCGGGGAAGGCGAGCATCCGGGATGCCGGCCGCTCGCCTCGGTGATGGGCGGCGACGCGCCGCTGCCGCGCGACGTCCGGCCCGACGACCCCACCAACATCCAGTTCACCAGCGGCACCACCGGCCTGCCCAAGGGCGCCACGCTCTCCCACCGCAACATCG is part of the Rhizorhabdus wittichii RW1 genome and harbors:
- a CDS encoding aldehyde dehydrogenase (PFAM: aldehyde dehydrogenase) produces the protein MSDYKLLIGGRLVDGATTMDVINPATEEVLATCPRASEAQLDEAVAAAKKAFPAWAARPIEERRALILKLADAIEAEAEDFARLLTQEQGKPLAEATAEIAYTQAFIRQLATHDLPVKVLEDNDRRRVEQRRRPLGVVGAIIPWNFPVLIVAFKLPLALLAGNTMVVKPAPTTPLTTLKLGALMAEIFPAGVVNVITDQNDLGGRLSTHPDVAKISFTGSTETGRKVMASAASSIKRLTLELGGNDAAIVLGDVDPAKVAPGIFGGAFLNAGQVCLAIKRVYAHADIYDALCAELGRLAEEAIVDDGLKQGVQIGPLQNAAQYEKVKGFLADARANGTIVAGGVVEDRPGYFIRPTIVRDISDGAKLVDEEQFGPILPVIRYEDAEDALARANASDMGLGGSIWSTDRETARDLAGRMESGTVWINKHLDFGPTMPFGGAKQSGLGVEFAEEGLHEFTQIHVINEAK
- a CDS encoding AMP-dependent synthetase and ligase (PFAM: AMP-dependent synthetase and ligase), giving the protein MLDLGDRPASFNFTRDVMGRWAELRPDDPAMIWTDPAGTVIERSFAEMAVAASRAAAVLTEAGVGRGDTVLILLNREIEWWELMLGCIAIGAIASPGTTQLMAKDIAYRHQAAAARCVVASGEMAERVDAALAGEDVARLHVGGPRPGWIDHAERRAAATPIAAAADTGFDEDALCYFTSGTTGQPKMTIHTHGYMLAHRITGSYWLDLKPGDLHWNLSDTGWAKAAWSSLFAPWLMGATIFVHHSSGFDPVATLDLLERMPVTTLCAPPTAYRMFVRSDLTGRRFDTLRHCVSAGEPLNPEVIDLWKAATGRDIHDGYGQTETVLLCANRTGAARQGSMGRPAPDFDLAVIDGEGKRLPADAEGDVALRIAEGHPPGLFARYRDDPQRTADTKRHGWYLTGDRAIVDADGYFWFVGRSDDVILSSGYRIGPFEVESALFEHPAVAESAVVSSPDPTRGEVVKAFVVLAAGFEPSDALVGMLQDHVKSTTAPYKYPRKIEFVASLPKTVSGKIRRKELRDREWERGAA